The sequence below is a genomic window from Actinokineospora baliensis.
CGTTCGTCACCGACGGTATGCAGGTGCCCCGGTGGTCCGCCAACAACGGGCGAACCTCTCACATGCCGGGACCGCTACTGGGTGATGCCCGCTACAGGATGGCGCCGGGCGCGTAGGCCGCCGCCTCGGGGAACCGGCCGAGCACGACCTCGACCCGCTTGGCGACCTCGGCGACCTGCGCGCCCGCCACCCCGGTGAACGGCAGCCGGTCGGCCAGCAGCGCGTCGAGGGCGGCGCGGTCGAGCGGGATCCTGGCGTCGGCGGCGAGCCGGTCGAGCAGGTCGTTGTCCGCGGCGCCCCGCTCGCGCATGGCCAGCGCGACCGCGACCGCGTGCTCCTTGATCGCCTCGTGCGCGGTCTCGCGGCCGACCCCGGCCTGCACCGAGGCCATCAACACCTTGGTGGTGGCCAGGAACGGCAGGTACCGGTCGAGCTCGCGGGCGATCACCGCGGGGTAGGCGCCGAACTCGTCGAGCACGGTGAGCAACGTCTCAAGTAGACCGTCGATGGCGAAGAAGGCGTCCGGCAGCGCGACCCGGCGCACGACCGAGCAGGACACGTCGCCCTCGTTCCACTGGTCGCCCGCGAGTTCGCCGGTCATCGAGGCGTACCCGCGCAGGATGACCGCCAGGCCGTTGACCCGCTCGCACGAGCGCGTGTTCATCTTGTGCGGCATGGCCGACGAACCGACCTGGCCCGCCTTGAACCCCTCGGTCACCAGCTCGTGCCCGGCCATCAGCCGGATCGTCTTGGCCAGGCTCGATGGGCCCGCGGCCAGCTGGACGAGGGCGGTGACGACGTCGAAGTCGAGTGAGCGCGGGTAGACCTGCCCGACGCTGACGAAGTGCTCGTCGAAGCCGAGGTGCCCGGCGACGCCGCGCTCCAGCCGCGCCAGCTTGTCCTGGTCGCCGCCGAGCAGGTCCAGCATGTCCTGCGCGGTGCCGACCGGGCCCTTGATGCCGCGCAACGGGTACCGCGCGATCAGCTCGTCGAGGCGGGTGAAGGCGACCAGCAGCTCATCGGCCGCGGTGGCGAAGCGCTTGCCGAGGGTGGTCGCCTGCGCGGCGACGTTGTGCGAGCGGCCGGTCATCACCAGGTCGCCGTGTTCGGCCGCGAGCCGGGCCAGGCGGGCCAGCACGGCCACGACGCGGACCCGCACCAGCTCCAGCGACCGGCGGACCTGCAGCTGCTCCACGTTCTCGGTGAGGTCGCGCGAGGTCATGCCCTTGTGCACGTGCTCGTGCCCGGCCAGCGCGTTGAACTCCTCGATCCGCGCCTTCACGTCGTGGCGGGTGACCCGTTCCCGCTCCGCGATGCTGCCCAGGTCGACGGTGTCGAGCACGCGCCGGTAGTCCTCGACGACCCCGGCGGGGACCTCGATGCCCAACTCGGCCTGCGCGGCCAACACCGCCAGCCACAGCTCGCGCTCCAACCGGACCTTCGCCTCCGGCGACCACAGCGCGGCCAGCTCGGGGGAGGCGTAGCGTCCGGCGAGGACGTTGGGGATGCTGGGCTTCTGCTGGGCTCCGGTCACGTTTGCCCAGCTTACGCGAGGGCTTCGCGCAGCATTCGCCTCGCCGCCGCCCTCGGGTCCGGGTTGACCTCGATGAGCGCGTTGACCACCGCGCCGTCGACCAGGGCGATCAACTGCTCCAGCCGGGCGGCGTCGATCTCGGCCCCGGCGCGGGCGGCGGTGTCCAGCAACAACGCGCGCAGCTCGGCGCCGAGGTCGAGCATCAGCGGCCGCAGGTGGGGACGGCGGCCGGTGGCGACGAGGCGTTCGTAGCGCAGCAGAACGGCTTCGGCGTCGTTGCCGACGACCGGACCGAGGAGCTGGTCGAGCATCAGCTCGACGAGGTGCTCACCACCGCGCGGCGGCTCGGTCAGCGCCTCCAGCCGGGCGCGGCCCCTGGCCAGCTCGGCGCTGCCGTGGTGCTCGATGGCGGCGGCGATCAGCTCGTCGAGCGACTCGAAGTAGTACGTGGTGGACGCCAGCGGCAGCCCCGCCCGCTCGGCGACGGCGCGGTGGCGCACCGCGTCGAAGCCGCCCTCGATGAGCAGCTCCACGGCGGCCACGACGAGCGCGTGCCTGCGGCGCTCGCCCTTGGGCGTGCTGGCGGTGGTCATGGGGGGATTGTGCCGCCGAGGGGGCGTCAGTACTTGCCCGCCAGGTCGTCGCCGATGCCGCGCAGGTCGTCGCCGACGACCGGTGGGGCGGCCGAGCCCGCGGCGGGTTCGACGCTGAGCACGAGCGTCGCGCCGGAAGCCGTCTTGATCACGGCGCCCTGCGCGCCGGAGCGGTCGGCCCACGGCGGCGCCAGCATCTGATCGACACCGCTGGGGGTCAGCATGATCGACACGAGGCCCTTGCGCGGGCCGTCGGCGATCTCGAAGGCGGCCGAACGCCCACCGGCCGGGCAGCCGAGCGGGGAGGGCTTGGCGTCGCTGGTGGAAACGGCGGACGGAAGCTCGCCCGCGAGGGCAGCAGCGAGCTCCCGGTCCGCCGCTCCGCACCCACCGGGGGTGCCGCTGGCCCTAGGGCCAGCATCTCCGTCCGTCGCGCCCCCCTGCTTGGGCGGCGACAGTGGAGAGTTCGATTCCAGCGATCGCGGGCTGTCACCCGGTACCTCGTTCAGAGGCCGATTCGTGTTACCCCCGGCGACCGTGGCGGGCGCAGGCGCGGCCGAATCGTTACCGGATTCGCCCGTTGGTCCAGACCACAATGCGACACCGGTGGCGATACCGCCCACCAGCACCGCCAAACCCAGCGCCGAACCGGCGATCAGGCCGTTGCGCTTGCGGGTCAACCTCGCCGACCGGGCGAGGACGTCACCGCGCTCGAACGACGGCGGCGGCACGTCGCCGACCGCGGCGTTGAACACCTCGGAGATCTTGCGCTCGTCCACCTACACCCACCTCCCCGTCACGAAGTCGACCGCAGGTCGTCCACGGCGTCGCCGAGCACGTCGCGCAGCGTCGCCAGGCCGCGAGCGGTCTGGCTCTTCACGGTCCCCTCCGAGCACTTCAGCGCCTGGGCCGTCCCGGCGACGTCGAGCCCTTCGAGGAACCGCAGGACGAGCACGGCCCGCTGCCGCGGTGGCACCTTGGCCAGCCCGTCCACCAGCGCCGAGCGGGTCGCCACCGACTCACCGACGTCGGTGTCGGTGGTGGCCTGCTCGGGGACCGCGTCGACGTGGCGCTCCCGCCGCCACGGCCGCCTGGTCTCGTCGATCATCGCGCGCAGCACCGACCGGCGGACGTAGGCGTCCAGGGCCCCGCGGTCCCGGATCTTGCGCCACCTGCGGTGCAACGCGACGAACGCCGTCTGGGTGAGGTCGTCCGCCCGGTGCCAGTCACCGCAGAGCAGGTACGCGGTTCTGCGCACGGCGTCGCGCCGTGCCGTGAAGTACTCCGCGAACTCCTGCTCCTCGCGCTGGTCCACGCGGACGCTCTCCGCTCGTCTTGTCTACGGGTAGGGGACGGACGTGCCCCGGCTAACGGTTGCACGCGGTACCGCAGAGACATACGCCACCCCCGCTTTCAGCCGAACGGACGACGCTGTGGTGTGATCGGATCGTGACTTACACGCGTCGAATCGACCTCCGCTCCGACACCGTGACCCAGCCGGACGAGACCATGCGGGTGGCCATGTCGGCCGCGGTCGTCGGCGACGACGTGCTCGACCAC
It includes:
- the purB gene encoding adenylosuccinate lyase, with the translated sequence MTGAQQKPSIPNVLAGRYASPELAALWSPEAKVRLERELWLAVLAAQAELGIEVPAGVVEDYRRVLDTVDLGSIAERERVTRHDVKARIEEFNALAGHEHVHKGMTSRDLTENVEQLQVRRSLELVRVRVVAVLARLARLAAEHGDLVMTGRSHNVAAQATTLGKRFATAADELLVAFTRLDELIARYPLRGIKGPVGTAQDMLDLLGGDQDKLARLERGVAGHLGFDEHFVSVGQVYPRSLDFDVVTALVQLAAGPSSLAKTIRLMAGHELVTEGFKAGQVGSSAMPHKMNTRSCERVNGLAVILRGYASMTGELAGDQWNEGDVSCSVVRRVALPDAFFAIDGLLETLLTVLDEFGAYPAVIARELDRYLPFLATTKVLMASVQAGVGRETAHEAIKEHAVAVALAMRERGAADNDLLDRLAADARIPLDRAALDALLADRLPFTGVAGAQVAEVAKRVEVVLGRFPEAAAYAPGAIL
- a CDS encoding TetR/AcrR family transcriptional regulator, with protein sequence MTTASTPKGERRRHALVVAAVELLIEGGFDAVRHRAVAERAGLPLASTTYYFESLDELIAAAIEHHGSAELARGRARLEALTEPPRGGEHLVELMLDQLLGPVVGNDAEAVLLRYERLVATGRRPHLRPLMLDLGAELRALLLDTAARAGAEIDAARLEQLIALVDGAVVNALIEVNPDPRAAARRMLREALA
- a CDS encoding SigE family RNA polymerase sigma factor; translation: MDQREEQEFAEYFTARRDAVRRTAYLLCGDWHRADDLTQTAFVALHRRWRKIRDRGALDAYVRRSVLRAMIDETRRPWRRERHVDAVPEQATTDTDVGESVATRSALVDGLAKVPPRQRAVLVLRFLEGLDVAGTAQALKCSEGTVKSQTARGLATLRDVLGDAVDDLRSTS